The sequence below is a genomic window from Methylotuvimicrobium sp. KM2.
ACTTGTTTCAAAACAAATCCCGCGGTTTCAAAAGACATGGGTTGCCGGTTATGAATGCGTTCTACCTCTTTATCCAAGAGAGCGGAGTCGACATCGATAAAAGGCAAGCTAGGCTTGACTTCAAGTTCGGTAAATACAACCTGCTCGATGGTGTTGCCCGAGCGGTCGTAAACTTCAACCTTTAATGGTAAATATTGTCCGATGTCTATCCAGATTCGGCGTGCATAACGATACCGGTCCTTCGGAGAAATATCTAGGATTCTTGCCGGCAGCATGGCCACTTGCTCTTCGCCGGAAAACGTAAATTGATAATACGCCTCCAAGCCATTTAATTGCTCGGGTAAATCGATTAAAAAAGACCGAGCGGCAGGTCTGTGATCGACGATGACTTTAGAGGTTTCCGGGAAGAAGCAACTGACTTTATCGGCATCCCTAATGGTTTCTCGTAAGGGAGAGTTTAGCGAAACTAAGCGTTCTTGTCCTGCGCCATTGGTCGAGGCATGCGAATATTTTAAGACATTAAGCTTGCCGTTTCTTAAAAAAGCCACTGTACCTTGGTAATTAAGGTGTTTCATTGCTTGCTGCATTTTCAAAAGCGAATGCTCAGGCGACTGCTTGGCATCGATTTCGGCGGCAAACGCGTATGCGGTCGTCAGCGACAAAACAAAACTTAAAACTTTCAACACGCGATTATTCCTGCTGATACTGAACGGTCCGCGCATAAGGCTGAAAATTGACTGCCCCATCAATGTAGCGGCTGCTGTTATGAGCTTGAAGGTATTTAATAAATCGGTTTCTCGTCAATTCCTTTTCGGATGGATAGTCAAGGGTCGGTTGAGGGTCCTGTAGTTCGGCATTCGCCGCCATGGTTACCGATTGCGATTGAGATAAGGGCGTCATGTGCGGTTGCGAGAATTGATTAATCCCTTGAGAGACAAGTACCGCGACAGCAGCTACGGAGGCGGCTAAAGCCGATATCGAGGCATAAGATTTTTTAAAGGGTTTGCGTCGCGTTGCCAGATAAACGGGCTCGGTTTGCAAGCTTCGACTAATCCGTTGGGCAAAATCCGCATCGACCGGTACGAAGCTGTCGGATTTGAGCACATGGCTGATTGCCTCATAGCGGTGCAACTGTTGCTGTAAACCCGGTTGGTCTCGCATTTTTTTGAGTAAACTCAAGGATTCTTGATAATTAAGATCATCATCAAGGAGTTGAGAAATTTTTTGATTTAGTTCATCGACCATCAAAAGTTACCGTCATTTAAGCAAAGGGGTTAATTTATTATCGATCGCTTCTCGCGCTCTAAAAATGCGCGACCGAACAGTGCCAACCGGACATTCCATCGCATCGGCAATTTCTTCATAACTCATTCCTTCGAACTCCCGCAAGGTAATGGCTATGCGCATTTCCTCAGGTAATTTTTCGATTGCGGCTTTGATCGTTTCAAGGATTTCTTCGTTCAGCAAATGCTGTTCCGGCGTATCCATACCTTTTAGTTCCGGAGCATTTTGTATTTGTTCCGCATCGTCGATATCGATTTCATAATCGCTACTTCGCCGTGAGCGGGCAACCAGATAGTTTTTTGCGGTATTGATGGCAATGCGGTAGAGCCAGGTATAAAAAGCGCTGTCGCCTCTAAAATTACCAATTGCCCGGTAAGCCTTGATAAAAGATTCCTGAGCCACATCCTGCGCTTCACTGGGATCCTTGACATAGCGGTTTACCAGTTGAACTATTTTATACTGATATTTGATGACCAATAGATCAAAGGCAGACTTGTCGCCTTGCTGCACGCGCGATACCAAGTCTTTATCCAGTTGTTCGCTGGTCCCTGTTTTAACTTTCACAAGTTTTCCAATGTGTTTTGATAGACAGAATTAAACCGCACAAGTTCTTAAGCTTCAAAAAAAATTGCTAACGTATAAAAAAACGTTATTATCCACAAACAAGGCTTATGAAGCCATATTATAGTATTGCTGTGTTAATACCCAAGAAATAACAAAAACAAATAAATACCGACAACTCCAACCACTACATGAATCAATTT
It includes:
- a CDS encoding MucB/RseB C-terminal domain-containing protein, with product MLKVLSFVLSLTTAYAFAAEIDAKQSPEHSLLKMQQAMKHLNYQGTVAFLRNGKLNVLKYSHASTNGAGQERLVSLNSPLRETIRDADKVSCFFPETSKVIVDHRPAARSFLIDLPEQLNGLEAYYQFTFSGEEQVAMLPARILDISPKDRYRYARRIWIDIGQYLPLKVEVYDRSGNTIEQVVFTELEVKPSLPFIDVDSALLDKEVERIHNRQPMSFETAGFVLKQVPGGFRQQFFVQMTMQGSNRPVEHLLLSDGFSSVSVYLENKGANIELGARSTDSVNAYSRIIDDHVVTVMGEVPEETVRYIAEGVELRTDIQ
- a CDS encoding sigma-E factor negative regulatory protein, which produces MVDELNQKISQLLDDDLNYQESLSLLKKMRDQPGLQQQLHRYEAISHVLKSDSFVPVDADFAQRISRSLQTEPVYLATRRKPFKKSYASISALAASVAAVAVLVSQGINQFSQPHMTPLSQSQSVTMAANAELQDPQPTLDYPSEKELTRNRFIKYLQAHNSSRYIDGAVNFQPYARTVQYQQE
- the rpoE gene encoding RNA polymerase sigma factor RpoE → MKVKTGTSEQLDKDLVSRVQQGDKSAFDLLVIKYQYKIVQLVNRYVKDPSEAQDVAQESFIKAYRAIGNFRGDSAFYTWLYRIAINTAKNYLVARSRRSSDYEIDIDDAEQIQNAPELKGMDTPEQHLLNEEILETIKAAIEKLPEEMRIAITLREFEGMSYEEIADAMECPVGTVRSRIFRAREAIDNKLTPLLK